Proteins from a genomic interval of Candidatus Taylorbacteria bacterium:
- a CDS encoding DUF2339 domain-containing protein produces MSALLIVILFIMFFYLLSRVKEVERRMGEIGNVKSAPRESSGETQSQVPQQVISSTPSPMSSPTPVVSQTMQGQPASAVLPTKKKEGDGNTEFALGSKVMTGVGALALLLGIGFFLRYAFENNLISELNRVIFGVIFGIVVVGLGHFLRKKYATYGYTLVGAGLGILYLSLYAAYSFYSLLSMPVAFTLLFVVTALGVGGSLLYDSKVLVSYSFLGAFIIPFILPLSLSVHVLFVYLLVINSGVLLVARFKVWPELTLGSLLGTSLIYLRWVIGPYTDALFAITLFYSTLLFLIYFTTSLLNFVFRDRQYKGIDGFLLYGIPIIYFLLNLTIIRGNNDTALFALLIGIFYIAISLGVRAGFSAVGELTRFSNAMLFIATPFIALATAIHFDGSTVTVVWAIEAVVMVLVGYLLKTSSNRVGGIILAILTGMKMVLFDFGMPLNAVAIFNSRSATVAIVALMFATLMWVYMKIENIGGDEKTAGRFVGSIGLFATLFLWLSFEAHDFLPDYLLYLPLIYIIFGTLALSFSFVVREKIIRFLSYLVVFLAFSFALAFQSDLDLSRFSSLFNIRVLTGLAAALFTAFLMWLFKANAVDVSNDERKIVKVFLTAANLLVLWAFTSEILGYYNMKFQVLNDVGIENTKRVVLSGFWLVYALSAMAVGIFRRSIFARYLSIILFAVTIFKIFLYDTANLSDVYRFVSFISLGVILLITGFAYYKFKDRITEFVRIPNEPANKV; encoded by the coding sequence ATGAGTGCTCTACTAATAGTGATTCTCTTCATAATGTTCTTTTACTTATTAAGCCGGGTGAAAGAAGTCGAAAGGAGAATGGGCGAGATAGGTAATGTAAAAAGCGCGCCTCGGGAATCATCGGGAGAGACTCAGTCACAGGTGCCTCAGCAGGTTATTTCGTCGACTCCTTCTCCAATGTCGAGTCCGACACCTGTCGTTTCGCAAACAATGCAAGGACAGCCAGCTTCTGCTGTACTTCCCACAAAGAAAAAGGAAGGCGATGGAAATACCGAATTCGCCCTCGGAAGCAAGGTGATGACGGGTGTGGGTGCGCTCGCGCTTCTTCTCGGAATTGGTTTCTTTTTGCGATACGCATTTGAAAATAATCTTATTTCAGAGTTGAATCGGGTAATCTTCGGAGTTATTTTCGGCATTGTTGTGGTTGGGCTCGGACATTTTTTGAGGAAAAAATATGCAACCTATGGCTACACTTTGGTGGGGGCAGGACTTGGCATTCTATACCTTTCACTCTACGCGGCATATAGTTTCTATTCGTTATTGTCTATGCCTGTTGCGTTCACTCTTCTCTTTGTGGTTACGGCTCTCGGAGTTGGCGGGTCGCTTCTCTATGACTCCAAGGTTCTCGTTTCCTACTCCTTCTTGGGCGCATTTATTATTCCTTTTATCCTACCTCTTTCTCTCTCCGTCCACGTCCTCTTTGTCTATCTTCTGGTCATAAACTCGGGAGTGCTTCTTGTCGCTCGATTCAAGGTTTGGCCCGAGCTTACGCTCGGCAGTCTCTTGGGGACGAGTCTGATTTACCTTCGATGGGTGATAGGTCCTTATACCGATGCTCTCTTTGCGATTACGCTTTTTTACTCCACCCTTCTTTTTCTCATTTACTTTACAACCAGCCTCCTGAATTTCGTGTTTCGCGATAGGCAATACAAAGGCATAGACGGCTTTCTTCTCTATGGAATCCCAATTATTTATTTTCTTCTCAATCTCACTATCATTCGTGGCAATAACGACACGGCGCTTTTTGCCCTCCTTATCGGTATTTTCTACATAGCAATTTCGCTTGGGGTGCGAGCGGGTTTTTCGGCTGTGGGAGAGCTGACGCGATTTTCGAATGCAATGCTTTTTATTGCCACTCCTTTTATTGCTCTCGCAACTGCGATTCATTTTGACGGCTCGACTGTAACGGTAGTGTGGGCAATCGAGGCCGTGGTCATGGTGCTGGTGGGATATCTTCTTAAAACTTCCTCGAACAGAGTGGGCGGAATAATTCTCGCCATACTTACAGGAATGAAGATGGTATTGTTCGATTTCGGAATGCCCTTAAATGCGGTCGCTATTTTTAATTCCCGCTCTGCGACAGTGGCCATCGTTGCTCTTATGTTCGCGACTTTGATGTGGGTGTATATGAAAATCGAGAATATCGGCGGAGATGAAAAAACAGCGGGGAGGTTTGTAGGTTCGATTGGTCTTTTTGCGACCCTATTTCTCTGGTTGAGCTTCGAAGCTCACGATTTTCTCCCGGATTATCTTCTCTATCTCCCGCTTATCTATATTATTTTCGGAACGCTTGCCCTAAGTTTCTCTTTCGTCGTCCGGGAGAAAATAATACGCTTCTTGTCTTACCTAGTCGTATTTCTGGCGTTTAGTTTTGCTCTCGCATTTCAGTCCGACCTCGATCTTTCAAGATTTTCCTCTCTCTTCAATATCCGAGTTCTGACGGGGCTCGCGGCCGCGCTTTTCACCGCATTTCTCATGTGGCTTTTCAAAGCAAATGCAGTTGACGTGTCAAATGATGAAAGGAAAATCGTAAAGGTGTTTCTTACCGCGGCAAACCTTCTTGTTCTTTGGGCGTTCACTTCTGAAATTCTCGGATACTATAATATGAAATTTCAGGTATTAAATGATGTGGGCATCGAGAACACGAAGAGGGTAGTGTTGTCTGGATTCTGGCTCGTGTATGCGCTCTCCGCGATGGCAGTCGGCATTTTCCGCCGGTCGATTTTTGCCCGATACCTCTCTATCATTCTTTTTGCTGTCACCATTTTCAAGATTTTCCTCTACGACACGGCGAATCTAAGCGACGTCTACCGCTTCGTATCCTTCATCTCACTTGGCGTGATATTGCTCATCACCGGTTTTGCTTACTATAAATTTAAAGATAGAATCACAGAGTTCGTGAGAATTCCCAATGAGCCGGCAAACAAAGTCTAG